A window of the Emys orbicularis isolate rEmyOrb1 chromosome 1, rEmyOrb1.hap1, whole genome shotgun sequence genome harbors these coding sequences:
- the LOC135887331 gene encoding olfactory receptor 51I1-like yields MADFNSTSFHPATFQLTGFPGQEAAHHWISIPFCVVYITAIVGNCTVLCIIWADRRLHQPMYLFLCMLSVNDLGMSLSTLPTVLGIFCFDVADVAFDACLAQMFFIHSFSFMESGILLAMSFDRFVAICDPLRYAAILTNPRIVRIGLAVVIKSTSMLLPFPFLIKRLPICKRNVLSHAYCLHPDMMRLACADTTINNIYGLFAILVTYGLDSVFIILSYVKILRTVFNIASYEQRLTALNTCVSHICAVLLFYVPIIAVSVMHRFGGNAPRFVHILLSYAYLFVPPVLNPIVYSVKTKEIRKGISRIFSRDLL; encoded by the coding sequence ATGGCGGATTTCAATAGCACCAGCTTCCATCCTGCCACCTTCCAACTGACCGGGTTCCCAGGGCAGGAAGCTGCTCACCACTGGATCTCGATCCCTTTCTGTGTGGTCTACATCACCGCCATTGTAGGGAATTGCACTGTTCTCTGCATTATCTGGGCAGACCGGCGTCTCCACCAGCCCATGTATTTGTTCCTGTGCATGCTGTCAGTCAACGACCTCGGTATGTCTCTGTCAACCCTGCCCACCGTGCTCGGCATCTTCTGCTTCGATGTCGCAGACGTCGCGTTCGATGCCTGCCTGGCCCAGATGTTTTTCATTCACTCCTTTTCCTTCATGGAGTCGGGGATTTTACTGGCCATGTCGTTCGATCGCTTTGTCGCCATCTGCGACCCGCTGCGCTACGCGGCCATCTTGACCAACCCCAGGATCGTGAGAATCGGGCTGGCCGTTGTGATTAAAAGTACCAGCatgctcctccctttcccctttcTGATTAAACGGCTGCCAATCTGCAAACGCAATGTCCTCTCCCACGCCTACTGCTTGCACCCAGACATGATGAGACTGGCGTGTGCAGACACAACCATCAATAACATCTACGGATTATTTGCCATCCTCGTCACTTACGGCTTAGACTCAGTGTTCATCATCCTATCGTACGTTAAGATTCTAAGGACTGTTTTTAATATTGCATCCTATGAACAGCGCCTCACGGCCCTAAACACCTGTGTCTCGCACATCTGCGCCGTCTTACTCTTTTATGTCCCAATAATTGCTGTCTCTGTTATGCACAGGTTTGGGGGAAATGCCCCTCGTTTTGTGCATATTCTTCTGTCCTATGCCTACCTCTTTGTCCCCCCTGTGTTAAACCCAATTGTTTACAGCGTGAAGACAAAGGAGATTCGCAAGGGGATCTCCCGAATATTCTCCAGAGACTTACTCTGA